A window of Polaromonas hydrogenivorans contains these coding sequences:
- a CDS encoding flippase: MSLKRNTIWNLAGTGLPLLLGAVTIPYLLKNIGVEAFGILTLVWALIGYFSLFDFGLGRALTQQVAAALSAQQHTQLPNLVKTGLWFTTATGIIGGLILGALADQLAIHWLKVSILLQPSTQKALIIAAIGIPLTTVTTGLRGILEAYEDFKIVNLLRIGLGAANFGLPALSVMFIGNSLPWMVASLIAARTVVLFAHGWLVYRKLPGGWTSARFNKETVRSLLSFGLWMTVSNIVSPLMVSADRFVISAVLGASMVAYYTVPFEVLIRVLVVPGALTSVLFPRLAAVMTTDWPEAKRLYRKSLKIITVALLPICVLIAVTSKWAMTLWLGNDFSEISWPIVSVMAVGILLNGLASLPFAAIQATGDARTTAWLHIFELVIYIPALFFCLKFFGLMGAAIAWNVRVAVDLIILLIYAKKKKL, from the coding sequence GTGTCACTCAAGCGTAATACCATCTGGAATCTTGCGGGAACAGGGTTACCACTCCTGCTCGGTGCGGTAACGATTCCTTATTTACTGAAAAATATAGGTGTTGAAGCTTTTGGAATTCTTACCCTCGTTTGGGCGCTAATAGGCTATTTCAGCCTTTTTGACTTCGGTTTGGGGCGTGCACTTACCCAGCAAGTTGCTGCGGCGCTCTCAGCGCAACAGCACACCCAATTGCCCAATTTGGTTAAGACGGGGCTGTGGTTCACAACTGCCACCGGCATAATTGGCGGTCTCATTCTCGGTGCATTGGCTGACCAGCTCGCCATCCATTGGCTTAAAGTGAGCATACTATTACAACCCAGCACTCAGAAGGCGTTGATTATTGCAGCCATAGGCATTCCACTGACTACCGTGACAACTGGCCTGCGTGGAATTCTTGAAGCTTACGAAGACTTCAAGATTGTGAACCTATTACGTATCGGTCTCGGAGCAGCCAATTTTGGCCTGCCTGCTCTCAGTGTTATGTTTATCGGCAATTCATTGCCTTGGATGGTCGCGAGTCTGATTGCCGCACGGACCGTAGTATTGTTTGCACACGGATGGCTGGTATACCGTAAATTACCTGGCGGCTGGACATCAGCTAGGTTCAATAAGGAAACCGTACGTAGCTTGCTTTCGTTTGGCTTATGGATGACTGTGTCCAACATTGTCAGCCCGCTGATGGTTTCTGCAGACAGATTCGTTATCTCCGCAGTGTTGGGTGCCAGCATGGTCGCCTACTATACAGTGCCGTTCGAGGTGCTGATCCGCGTTCTAGTGGTACCTGGCGCATTGACTTCAGTTCTGTTCCCCAGACTGGCAGCAGTCATGACCACAGACTGGCCCGAAGCGAAGCGCTTATATCGAAAATCCTTAAAGATTATTACTGTGGCGTTACTCCCCATTTGTGTCCTGATTGCTGTGACATCTAAATGGGCTATGACCCTTTGGCTTGGCAATGATTTTTCCGAAATATCATGGCCAATTGTTAGCGTCATGGCAGTTGGTATATTGTTGAATGGATTGGCGTCATTGCCATTTGCGGCAATCCAGGCTACAGGTGATGCGCGTACGACGGCTTGGCTACATATATTTGAGCTGGTGATCTACATTCCAGCTTTGTTTTTTTGCTTAAAATTTTTCGGGTTGATGGGAGCCGCAATTGCTTGGAATGTAAGAGTTGCAGTTGATTTGATTATCTTGTTGATTTATGCGAAAAAGAAAAAGCTTTAA
- a CDS encoding glycosyltransferase: protein MGLNTDSIVNLKSDVDEIVFSVVIVGYKKVEMVLECINSIYQFNDIGKKLEIILVDNSPEHHVYDAVMNMFDSVIGIKNVNNGFGAGNNLGAMQAKGKYLLFLNPDTILIEPIFNFAIKKFDSNKDLGMFGVKMVSRNLSRNSSFYLVSGASILRSFFMKICNKLDFYLDKYMYVAGANMFVRRTDFFKCGLFDENIFMYYEEPDLTNRLHAIDRYTAYFKDKKIIHLEGGTGSGGELALRRRLDSAIYFNNKYSISPRNIFLREMRLNRLKLFIYKIFGFDVVNDIELNIKVLAEYLKKIDEDS from the coding sequence ATGGGTTTGAATACTGATTCAATAGTGAATTTAAAGAGTGATGTTGATGAGATCGTTTTTTCAGTAGTAATTGTTGGCTACAAAAAAGTTGAGATGGTGCTTGAATGTATAAATTCAATATATCAATTCAATGATATCGGAAAAAAGCTTGAGATTATATTGGTTGACAATAGTCCGGAACATCATGTATATGATGCTGTAATGAATATGTTTGACTCTGTTATCGGAATCAAAAACGTAAACAATGGATTTGGTGCAGGAAATAATTTAGGCGCGATGCAGGCAAAGGGAAAATATTTGTTATTTTTAAATCCAGATACAATCTTAATTGAGCCAATTTTTAATTTCGCAATAAAGAAATTTGATTCAAACAAAGATTTGGGAATGTTTGGAGTAAAAATGGTGAGTAGAAATCTCTCTCGAAATTCGTCATTTTATTTGGTGAGTGGAGCGAGCATCTTGAGATCATTTTTTATGAAGATTTGTAATAAATTGGATTTCTACCTGGACAAATATATGTATGTCGCGGGCGCTAATATGTTTGTCCGGAGGACGGATTTTTTTAAATGCGGCTTATTTGATGAAAATATATTTATGTATTACGAGGAACCCGATTTGACAAATCGCTTGCACGCCATTGATAGATACACCGCGTACTTTAAAGATAAAAAAATTATTCATCTTGAAGGAGGAACTGGCTCAGGAGGAGAATTGGCATTGCGTAGAAGACTTGATTCGGCGATATATTTTAATAACAAATACTCAATAAGCCCAAGAAATATTTTTTTGCGTGAAATGCGGCTTAATCGGTTAAAACTTTTTATTTATAAAATATTTGGCTTTGACGTCGTGAATGATATTGAGCTAAATATCAAAGTGCTGGCCGAATACTTGAAGAAGATTGATGAGGATAGTTGA
- a CDS encoding glycosyltransferase family 4 protein — MTDIAVGISVIASTEVDANLQNIDTDCLKFGSYEVFNTYGLSALWSGLSKKVRDYDVVFTVFGPLYLWSLQAVNIVGFAQPWIIYPENEIYRSMSFYGKLKTRLKFFIQSFFFKRVDKLVVELDHVKNELVSRGIFAADKIDVVSNCLGSVYLRHEQWMPLIRSIIKRKFSIGFVGRDYSHKNTNILAKIKFNLINVHGIDVDFFVTFAPAEWSAKSDFFRANVINVGVLDVAQCPSFYQKMDAVIFPSFLECFSATPLEAMAMEKPLFASDRGFVRDVCDDFALYFDPEDPSDAAKLIASYINNQDPQNIEKLAAARNHVIKFSNARQRAEDYFRIMQSAAIDSSPI; from the coding sequence ATGACTGACATTGCTGTTGGCATATCTGTAATAGCTTCAACTGAAGTAGATGCTAATTTGCAAAATATTGATACTGATTGTTTAAAATTTGGGAGCTATGAGGTTTTTAATACCTATGGTTTATCCGCTCTTTGGTCGGGGTTGAGCAAGAAGGTGCGTGACTACGACGTTGTGTTTACTGTGTTTGGTCCGCTGTACTTGTGGTCATTGCAGGCAGTAAATATTGTTGGGTTTGCGCAGCCTTGGATTATTTACCCAGAAAATGAAATATACCGTTCCATGTCTTTTTATGGAAAATTGAAAACACGACTGAAATTTTTTATTCAATCATTTTTCTTCAAGCGGGTAGATAAATTGGTGGTGGAACTGGATCATGTGAAAAATGAACTGGTTTCGCGTGGTATTTTTGCTGCTGACAAAATTGATGTCGTGAGTAACTGCTTGGGTTCTGTTTATCTTCGACATGAGCAATGGATGCCCTTGATTCGTAGTATTATTAAGAGGAAGTTTTCTATTGGTTTTGTAGGGCGCGATTATTCACACAAAAATACCAATATTTTGGCTAAGATTAAATTTAATTTAATTAATGTCCATGGAATTGATGTAGATTTCTTTGTTACATTTGCTCCTGCTGAATGGAGTGCCAAATCTGATTTTTTTCGAGCTAATGTGATTAATGTGGGTGTACTCGATGTAGCACAGTGCCCTAGTTTTTATCAAAAAATGGATGCGGTAATTTTTCCTAGTTTTTTGGAGTGTTTTTCCGCAACTCCCTTAGAGGCGATGGCTATGGAGAAACCATTGTTCGCATCTGATCGTGGTTTTGTTCGAGATGTATGCGATGATTTTGCTTTGTATTTTGATCCAGAGGATCCTAGCGATGCCGCTAAGTTGATCGCTTCCTACATAAATAATCAGGATCCCCAGAATATTGAAAAACTCGCTGCCGCGCGTAATCACGTAATTAAATTTTCAAACGCAAGACAGAGGGCTGAAGATTATTTCAGAATAATGCAGTCCGCTGCAATAGATAGCTCTCCAATTTAA
- a CDS encoding polysaccharide biosynthesis protein, which produces MFNEKILLITGGTGSFGNAVLKRFLDADISEIRIFSRDEKKQDDMRKRYNHPKLKFYIGDVRDSRSVASAMRGVDYVFHAAALKQVPSCEFHPMQAVRTNVLGTENVLEAAIAAGVKRVVCLSTDKAVYPINAMGISKAMMEKVMVAASRNLEGTSTVICGTRYGNVMASRGSVIPLFVEQVLAGKPITVTDPAMTRFMMTLDDAVELVLYAFEHGNNGDIFVQKAPAATVEVLTQAILALMGKPDHEVRSIGTRHGEKLYEALLSREEMACAEDRGDYFRVPPDGRDLNYAKFVEQGEERLTQSSHSEEYHSHNTTRLDVEGMKTLLLKLDFMQRIARGEHVLAED; this is translated from the coding sequence TTGTTCAACGAAAAAATCCTTCTTATCACTGGTGGCACTGGCTCTTTTGGCAATGCCGTTTTAAAGCGTTTCCTCGATGCCGACATTTCGGAAATTCGCATTTTCAGCCGCGATGAAAAAAAGCAGGATGACATGCGCAAGCGCTATAACCATCCAAAGCTCAAGTTCTATATCGGTGATGTGCGCGACAGTCGCAGCGTGGCCTCGGCCATGCGGGGTGTGGACTACGTGTTTCACGCTGCGGCGCTCAAACAGGTGCCATCCTGCGAATTCCACCCCATGCAAGCTGTGCGCACCAATGTGCTGGGCACCGAGAACGTCTTGGAGGCGGCCATTGCCGCCGGAGTAAAGCGTGTGGTCTGCCTCAGCACCGACAAGGCGGTGTATCCCATCAATGCCATGGGAATCAGCAAGGCCATGATGGAAAAGGTCATGGTGGCCGCCAGCCGCAACCTTGAAGGCACCAGCACTGTGATTTGCGGCACGCGTTACGGCAACGTGATGGCGTCGCGCGGCTCCGTTATCCCCTTGTTTGTGGAACAGGTGCTGGCAGGCAAGCCTATTACAGTGACAGACCCGGCCATGACCCGCTTCATGATGACGCTCGACGATGCGGTGGAACTTGTCCTGTATGCGTTTGAGCACGGCAACAACGGAGACATTTTTGTGCAAAAGGCCCCGGCGGCCACGGTGGAAGTGTTGACGCAGGCGATTCTGGCGTTGATGGGCAAGCCCGATCACGAGGTGCGCAGCATTGGCACGCGCCATGGCGAAAAGCTGTATGAAGCGCTGCTGAGTCGCGAAGAAATGGCCTGCGCCGAAGACCGTGGCGATTATTTCCGCGTGCCGCCCGATGGCCGCGATTTGAATTACGCCAAGTTTGTGGAGCAGGGTGAGGAGCGCCTGACGCAAAGTTCCCATAGTGAGGAATACCACTCACACAACACTACCCGGCTGGATGTGGAGGGCATGAAGACGCTGCTGCTTAAGCTCGATTTCATGCAGCGCATTGCGCGCGGTGAACACGTTTTGGCCGAGGACTAA
- the wbjC gene encoding UDP-2-acetamido-2,6-beta-L-arabino-hexul-4-ose reductase — translation MKVLITGANGFVGKNLQLHLAGRKDVQVVCFTRGDNVAQLPVLLQGVDFVFHLAGVNRPQDPYEFVSGNVDLTQALCQAVGAVAEATGKPVSIVYTSSAQAGRDNPYGQSKRGAEDALLAVARSHQVPVHIFRLPNVFGKWCKPNYNSAVATFCHNIARGLSIQVNDPAAPVTLVYVDDVIERFVQLIDGADAAVDADGFATVAPQYTATVGELARQIQAFKDSRATLMTERVGTGLVRALYATYVSYLPVELFTYAVPQHADPRGVFVEMLKTPDAGQFSYFTAHPGITRGGHYHHSKTEKFLVIKGQARFKFRHMQTGQAHQLVTTGDQPEIVETVPGWTHDITNIGTEEMIVMLWANEVFDRARPDTFACPL, via the coding sequence ATGAAGGTGCTGATCACTGGGGCCAACGGCTTCGTCGGAAAAAACCTGCAGTTGCACCTGGCCGGGCGCAAGGACGTGCAGGTGGTGTGTTTTACTCGTGGCGATAATGTGGCCCAGTTGCCCGTGCTGCTGCAAGGGGTGGACTTTGTATTTCATCTGGCTGGTGTCAACCGCCCGCAAGACCCGTACGAGTTTGTGTCGGGCAATGTGGATTTGACGCAGGCGCTGTGCCAAGCGGTCGGCGCGGTGGCCGAGGCAACAGGCAAGCCGGTGTCCATCGTTTACACCTCGTCCGCCCAGGCCGGGCGCGACAACCCCTATGGCCAGAGCAAGCGTGGGGCCGAAGACGCCTTGCTGGCCGTCGCGCGGAGCCACCAAGTGCCGGTGCATATTTTCAGGCTGCCCAATGTGTTCGGCAAATGGTGCAAGCCCAACTACAACTCGGCGGTGGCCACCTTTTGCCACAACATTGCGCGTGGTTTGTCCATCCAGGTCAATGACCCGGCCGCACCGGTCACGTTGGTGTATGTGGACGATGTGATTGAGCGCTTTGTGCAACTGATAGATGGTGCCGATGCCGCCGTGGATGCAGACGGTTTTGCTACCGTGGCGCCGCAGTACACCGCTACCGTGGGCGAATTGGCGCGGCAGATTCAGGCTTTCAAGGATAGCCGAGCTACGCTAATGACCGAGCGTGTGGGCACCGGGCTGGTGCGGGCGCTGTATGCCACTTACGTGAGCTATCTGCCGGTGGAACTGTTTACCTACGCCGTGCCGCAGCATGCCGATCCACGCGGTGTATTCGTGGAAATGCTCAAGACGCCTGACGCGGGGCAGTTTTCTTACTTCACTGCGCACCCCGGCATTACCCGGGGTGGCCACTACCACCACAGCAAGACCGAGAAGTTTCTGGTCATCAAGGGCCAAGCGCGCTTCAAGTTCCGCCACATGCAAACCGGCCAAGCGCATCAACTGGTCACTACGGGTGACCAGCCCGAGATTGTGGAAACAGTGCCCGGCTGGACACATGACATTACCAATATCGGCACCGAGGAAATGATCGTCATGCTCTGGGCCAACGAGGTGTTTGATCGGGCTCGGCCTGATACCTTTGCTTGCCCGTTGTGA
- the wecB gene encoding non-hydrolyzing UDP-N-acetylglucosamine 2-epimerase: MKKLKVMTVVGTRPEIIRLSRVLARLDEHCEHVLVHTGQNYDYELNQVFFDDLDVRKPDHFLNSATGSSGAAHTIGNLIIGVDQMLAEVEPEAMLVLGDTNSCLAVIPAKRRKIPIFHMEAGNRCFDQRVPEETNRRIVDHTADVNLTYSTIARDYLLREGLPPDLVIKTGSPMFEVLTHYRPRIDASDVMQRLGLQGGEYFVVSAHREENIESPQTFAKLVAVLNAVAEDHGLPVIVSTHPRTQKRIDATGASFHPQVRLLKPLGFHDYVKLQLSARAVLSDSGTINEESSILNFPALNLREAHERPEGMEEAVVMMVGLEVERVRQGLAILAKQPRGDDRTDPHGIRQVADYSMPNVSDKVLRIIHSYTDYVNRVVWKKY; encoded by the coding sequence ATGAAAAAACTCAAAGTCATGACCGTGGTCGGCACCCGGCCCGAAATCATTCGACTCTCGCGTGTGCTGGCTCGGCTCGATGAGCATTGCGAGCATGTGCTGGTGCATACCGGACAAAATTACGACTACGAACTGAACCAGGTTTTCTTCGATGACCTGGATGTTCGCAAGCCAGACCATTTTTTGAACAGTGCAACGGGTAGCAGCGGTGCAGCCCATACCATTGGCAACCTGATCATTGGGGTGGACCAGATGCTGGCCGAAGTGGAGCCAGAGGCCATGCTGGTGCTGGGTGACACCAACAGTTGCCTCGCTGTCATTCCGGCCAAGCGGCGCAAGATTCCGATTTTTCACATGGAGGCGGGCAACCGCTGCTTTGACCAGCGTGTACCCGAGGAAACCAACCGCCGCATCGTGGACCATACGGCCGACGTGAACCTGACTTACAGCACCATTGCGCGCGACTATCTGCTGCGCGAGGGGTTGCCGCCGGATCTGGTCATCAAGACTGGCAGCCCAATGTTTGAGGTGCTGACGCACTATCGTCCGCGCATCGACGCGTCGGATGTGATGCAACGTCTAGGCCTGCAGGGCGGGGAGTATTTTGTGGTCAGCGCCCATCGTGAAGAAAATATCGAGTCGCCCCAGACCTTTGCCAAGCTGGTGGCAGTGCTGAACGCCGTGGCCGAAGACCACGGCTTGCCGGTGATCGTGTCCACCCACCCGCGCACGCAAAAGCGCATTGATGCCACAGGCGCAAGCTTTCATCCGCAGGTGCGGTTGCTCAAGCCACTCGGTTTTCATGACTACGTGAAGCTGCAACTCTCGGCTCGTGCAGTGCTTTCAGATAGTGGCACCATCAACGAAGAGTCGTCGATCCTGAACTTCCCGGCGCTCAACCTGCGTGAGGCGCACGAGCGCCCCGAGGGCATGGAAGAAGCTGTCGTAATGATGGTGGGGCTGGAGGTGGAACGCGTGCGTCAGGGGCTGGCCATACTGGCCAAGCAGCCACGCGGCGATGATCGCACGGACCCGCACGGAATCCGCCAAGTTGCTGACTACAGCATGCCGAATGTTTCGGACAAAGTGCTGCGCATTATTCACAGCTATACCGATTATGTGAATCGCGTGGTCTGGAAAAAATACTGA
- a CDS encoding glycosyltransferase family 4 protein, giving the protein MRLLVVSQYFWPENFRINDLVAELVRRGHQVTVLTGLPNYPNGKVFKQFRENPAYYSYYKGAEVIRVPLMPRGQGGVRLMLNYLTFAVSASVVGLWKLRGRHFDVIFAYEPSPITVGLPAAVMRAVKRAPLAFWVLDLWPETLQAIGVVKSHALLQVVGKLVAFIYKRCDLILAQSQSFIPQIQKYAGISRRVVYFPSWAESVFDMQHVVPADEVPSKPGSFNVMFAGNIGDAQDFPAILAAAESLKSRAPIRWLIVGDGRMARWVTDEIKRRNLQDCVLMLGRHPVERMPSFFKHANALLVSLKDEPIFSMTIPGKLQSYLAAGIPVVAMLNGEGAELVKISRSGLTCAAGDHAGLAAAVLNLSEMSSQEREIMGRNGLDVSAREFDRDTLIDRFEEWIRQLKIDAIAPSMSQGKS; this is encoded by the coding sequence ATGCGTTTGCTCGTCGTTTCGCAGTATTTTTGGCCTGAGAACTTCAGGATCAATGATTTAGTCGCTGAGTTGGTTCGGCGCGGTCACCAAGTAACCGTACTGACCGGCCTTCCAAATTACCCTAATGGCAAGGTTTTCAAGCAATTTCGCGAGAACCCTGCCTATTACTCATATTACAAGGGTGCTGAAGTTATTCGCGTTCCCCTGATGCCAAGGGGACAGGGTGGTGTGCGCTTGATGTTGAATTACCTGACTTTTGCGGTCAGTGCCTCGGTCGTAGGCCTATGGAAACTGCGGGGACGCCATTTTGATGTGATCTTTGCGTATGAGCCATCACCTATCACGGTCGGTCTTCCCGCTGCTGTGATGCGTGCGGTCAAGCGAGCGCCTCTGGCGTTTTGGGTGCTCGATCTGTGGCCAGAGACATTGCAGGCTATTGGCGTTGTGAAATCGCATGCACTTTTGCAGGTCGTTGGGAAACTGGTTGCTTTCATCTATAAGCGCTGTGATTTGATTTTGGCGCAGTCGCAAAGTTTCATACCGCAGATTCAGAAGTACGCAGGCATTAGCCGTCGTGTGGTGTACTTTCCCAGTTGGGCCGAATCGGTATTTGACATGCAGCATGTGGTTCCGGCTGACGAAGTGCCATCGAAGCCTGGGAGCTTCAATGTGATGTTTGCCGGGAACATTGGAGATGCTCAGGATTTTCCTGCGATTTTGGCGGCAGCAGAAAGTTTGAAGTCACGCGCACCCATCCGGTGGTTGATCGTTGGCGATGGGCGAATGGCGCGCTGGGTGACCGATGAAATCAAGCGCCGTAATCTGCAGGATTGCGTTCTGATGCTGGGACGGCATCCAGTGGAGAGGATGCCGTCGTTTTTCAAGCATGCGAATGCCTTGTTGGTCAGCTTGAAGGACGAGCCCATTTTTTCAATGACGATTCCCGGTAAGCTTCAGTCGTATCTGGCAGCCGGCATACCTGTCGTTGCCATGTTGAACGGCGAGGGAGCTGAACTCGTAAAGATTTCTCGCTCGGGTCTGACCTGTGCCGCTGGCGACCATGCCGGGCTTGCAGCCGCCGTGCTAAATCTTTCTGAAATGAGTAGTCAAGAGCGGGAAATTATGGGCAGAAATGGATTGGATGTGAGTGCCCGGGAATTTGATCGCGACACGTTGATCGACCGGTTTGAGGAATGGATTAGGCAGTTGAAAATTGACGCTATTGCACCTTCGATGTCCCAAGGGAAGTCATGA
- a CDS encoding UDP-glucose 4-epimerase family protein: MILVTGATGFVGSAIVVRLAREGIEMRACVRRDGVAMPDGVQTVLVGDLTSDADWSQALAGIGVVVHVAARVHVMDDTAADPLVEFRRINVQGTLNLARQASTSGVRRFVFISSIKVNGEVTKLGIPFSADDIPAPLDPYGISKMEAEQGLREIAAQTGMELVIIRPPLVYGPGVRANFAAMMRWLRRGVPLPLGAIHNQRSLVALDNLVDLIVTCLTHPAAANQTFLVSDGEDVSTTELLRRMGKAMNRPARLVPVSAGWLEQAAALVGKRDMAQRLCGSLQVDIQKTRQLLGWKPPLTLDQGLKKAAEGLAP, encoded by the coding sequence ATGATTTTGGTGACAGGGGCAACGGGTTTCGTTGGCTCGGCGATAGTCGTCAGACTGGCCCGCGAAGGAATTGAAATGCGCGCCTGCGTTCGTCGTGACGGTGTCGCCATGCCCGATGGGGTCCAAACGGTGCTGGTTGGCGACTTGACAAGTGATGCTGATTGGAGTCAAGCATTGGCAGGCATCGGAGTCGTTGTTCACGTAGCGGCACGCGTGCATGTAATGGATGACACAGCTGCGGATCCCTTGGTTGAGTTTCGTCGGATCAACGTGCAGGGGACGTTGAACCTGGCGCGACAGGCGTCAACATCAGGTGTCCGCCGATTTGTCTTCATTAGCTCAATTAAGGTCAATGGCGAAGTCACGAAGTTGGGAATACCTTTTTCTGCGGATGATATTCCCGCGCCGCTCGATCCCTATGGCATTTCCAAGATGGAGGCCGAGCAGGGGCTGCGCGAAATTGCGGCTCAAACCGGCATGGAGCTTGTCATCATTCGCCCGCCGCTGGTGTACGGACCGGGCGTCAGGGCCAATTTTGCCGCCATGATGCGCTGGCTCAGGCGCGGCGTTCCCTTGCCGCTGGGCGCCATCCATAACCAGCGCAGCCTGGTGGCGCTGGATAACCTGGTTGATCTGATCGTGACCTGCCTGACCCATCCGGCAGCGGCCAACCAGACTTTTCTGGTCTCCGATGGCGAAGATGTTTCCACCACGGAACTGCTTCGCCGCATGGGAAAAGCCATGAATCGCCCGGCGCGCTTGGTTCCTGTTTCGGCTGGCTGGCTGGAACAGGCGGCTGCGCTGGTCGGCAAGCGGGACATGGCCCAGCGCCTGTGCGGTTCGCTGCAGGTGGATATTCAGAAAACGCGCCAGCTTTTGGGCTGGAAACCACCCTTGACCCTGGACCAGGGATTGAAGAAAGCCGCAGAAGGTTTAGCCCCATGA
- a CDS encoding sugar transferase codes for MKRMFDLLLALAAAFILAVPVVLVAVLVRLTSKGPALYWSDRVGRHNKIFKMPKFRSMRVGTPAVATHLLANPRAHLTPIGSFLRKSSLDELPQLWSILVGDMSFVGPRPALFNQHDLIELRTRLGVHELVPGLTGWAQINGRDELPIPDKVRLDVEYLQRRSLWFDLRILWLTFVKVIRRDGVAH; via the coding sequence ATGAAGCGAATGTTTGACCTTCTGCTTGCCCTGGCGGCGGCCTTCATCCTGGCCGTGCCGGTAGTGCTGGTCGCGGTATTGGTGCGATTGACCTCCAAAGGCCCGGCCCTGTACTGGTCCGACCGGGTAGGGCGGCACAACAAAATTTTCAAAATGCCCAAGTTCCGCAGCATGCGCGTCGGCACACCCGCCGTGGCCACGCACCTGCTGGCCAACCCCAGGGCGCACCTCACGCCCATCGGCAGCTTCTTGCGCAAGAGCAGCCTGGACGAGCTGCCCCAGCTGTGGAGCATCCTCGTGGGCGACATGAGCTTTGTGGGGCCTCGGCCCGCGCTTTTCAATCAGCATGACCTGATTGAATTGCGAACCCGCCTCGGCGTGCATGAACTCGTGCCGGGACTGACAGGCTGGGCGCAGATCAATGGACGCGACGAGTTACCCATTCCTGACAAGGTCAGGCTGGATGTGGAGTATCTTCAACGGCGGTCGCTGTGGTTTGACCTGCGTATCTTGTGGCTGACCTTTGTGAAGGTGATTCGGCGCGATGGAGTGGCCCACTGA